In the Methermicoccus shengliensis DSM 18856 genome, CGTGAGCACGCCAGCGTTGGTGTGGGGAAGCAAACCATATGCAATCGCAAGCCTGCACATACGCCTGATATAGGCAGTAAAGCTAACATAACCAAACGCATCGAGCATCTCGGAAAAGCCCTCCACGCACTGGGGTCTATCTCCGAATGTGAAGAGGGCTTCTGTTGCTCTTCCAGACGCCCTCGAGAGCAGCTCTCTTACCTCGCTCTCGCTCATCAGATGCGCTCCAGCCCCAATGTCCCTCCTAAACCCGCAGTACCCACACGCATTGGAGCACACGTTTGTCAGGGGAATGAACACGTTGGTGCAGTAGGTGATGTATCGGCTCACACCCACACTGGAGGCTAAATGGGTTTTTAAAGCTTCGGCTCATACACATCCGCATGGCGATTCATCCCATAGAGTACAGGTACGGACATCCCCAGATGAAGGCTGTGTGGAGCGAGGAGGCAAGGCTGAGGTATGTGCTTCGTGTGGAGGCGGCACTGGCGCTGGCGGAGGCAGAGGTGGGAATCATTCCAAAAGAGGCAGCAGCAGCCATCTCTGAGGGCATTGAGAAGGTGAGGCTCGAGCGTGTGAAGGAGATAGAGGAGGAGATACAGCACGATATGATGGCTGTGGTGCTCGCCCTCTCAGAGCAGTGTGGCGAGGCTGGTGGGTATGTGCACTATGGTGCCACCTCCAACGACATTCTGGATACCGCCACCGCCCTGCAGCTAAAGGATGCATGCTCAATACTCGATGAGCAGCTCAGGGTGCTTCTGGGGGTGCTGCTCGAAAGGGCACAGGAGCACATCCACACCGTGTGTGCCGGCAGAACTCATGGGCAGATTGGTGTGCCCACCACCTACGGGCTGAGGTTTGCCGTGTGGGCTCACGAGGTGTACCGTCACATCGAGCGCCTGAGGGAGCTCAAAAAGCGGCTGCTCGTGGGAAAGCTCGGGGGTGCAGTGGGTACTGGAGCAGCGCTGGGAAGGCATGGCCTTGAAGTAAGGAGGAAAATGTGCGAGCTATTGGGGCTGGGAGAGGTGCTCGTGTGCACACAGGTGATACAGCGGGACAGGCACGCGGAGTTCGTGATGTGGATGGCAAACGTTGCCACCACGCTGGACAAGATAGGAACTGAAATCAGGACGCTGCAGCGCACTGAGATTGCCGAGGTGCACGAGGCATTTGGCGAGAGACAGGTGGGCTCCTCCACCATGCCCCACAAGCGCAACCCCATAAAGTCAGAGCAGATGTGCGGGCTTGCTCGCATCGTCCGCTCGTTCGTGGAGCCAGAGCTGCTGAACAACACCCTGTGGGACGAGCGAGACCTCACGAACTCGGCACCAGAGCGCATAATCTTTCCAGAGGCCACCGTGCTCACAGACCACATCATACGCCTGTGCATCCGCATCATGAGAGGGCTCGTGTTCGACATGGAAAACATAGAGCGCAACGTGAGCGTTCATGGAGGCGTGAACCTCGCCGAGTCCGTGATGATGCTGCTCGCCAAGAAGGGCATGGGAAGGCAGGACGCCCATGAGCTTGTGCGAGGGTGCGCAATGCGGGCATATGCAGGGGAGGGGGACTTTCTGGAGCTTCTGAAGGATAGCGTGGGAGGGCTGGTATCCGAGCAGGAGCTCAAAGAGGCGCTGGACCCCCACCAGTACATAGGCACTGCAGTGGAGCAGGTGGAGAGGGTGATAGCACTGCTAAAGCCAGAGGCGGTGTTCGAGTGATGAATTAGGTCAAGCGAGAACAATCAAAAAGCTCTTAACGTATGTGGGGGAACCCGTGTTTATGCTCGTGTACGAGAGCAGGCTGGTGAGGGTGGAGGCAGAGTGCGAAAAGGGTGTTAGGCTGAGGGCATCTGGATTGCTGGCACCCGCCCTGTTTCCAATCCTCTCGAAGGTCAACGGCATATTCGCCCACGAAAGGCCCGTGGCGATTGAGGGCGACCACATGATATTCTCCACGTGGATTCCGCCAATACCCTCGCCAGCCTTTGAGAGGCTGCTCAAGGCACAGGTGCTCTCGATGCTCTCCCGCCCCATTCCAGACCAGCTCTCGATATCCATCACCATGAGATGTCCCAACAGATGTGCCCACTGTGGGGCATACGGCATGAGCGCCTCCCCAGAGCTCACACTACAGGAGGTGGAGAAAGCGATAACAGAAGCCCTCTCCATGGGCACCTACCTCATCTCGTTCGATGGGGGGGAGCCCATGCTGAGGCAGGATCTGGAGCGCATGGTTCGAGCAGTGGACAACAAGAGGGCGATTGCCACCACATTCACATCTGGCTATGGGCTCGATGTCGACAGGGCAGAGGCGCTAAAGGCTGCCGGGCTGTACGCTGTGAGGGTGAGTCTCGACTTTCCCGAGCAGGAGCAGCACGATGCCTTTCGAGGGCGGGTGGGTGCGTTCGAGGATGCAAAGAGGGCGATAGAGAGTGCCCTCTCTGCCGGGCTGCTCGTGGACATGTTCGTGGTGGTCTCGCCCCACAACATCGACATGCTCGATGAGTTCTACGCCCTCGCATGCGACTGGGGTGTACACGAGCTCTCCCTCTACGAGATAGTGGCGGTGGGCAGGTGGGCACAGCACGCAGACGAGGTGCTCTCCGACGCAGATGTGAGAAGGCTTGCGAGCTTCCACAAGCACAAAAACGCCAGCGGAGATGTCAGGGTTACGGCATTTCCGTATTTCATGGGACCAGAACTCTTTGGATGCTTTGCTGCAAGGCGCTGGGCACACATAACCGCAGGGGGAGAGGTGCTTCCCTGTGCATACATGCCCCTGTCCTTTGGGAGCATCAGAGAGCAGCCCCTCTCAAAGATATGGAAAAGGATGCGCAGCTTTGAGGGATTCAGAGGATGTGCACAACGCTGCAGGATGCGAGATTCCGCCTTCAGGGCGCGCTTTATAGAGGGTCTTTCAGAGGTGCCCCACAGGGTGGATGAGGCATGAGCACTCTGACAAAGGGTCCGGGGGTGATGGTGGCACTGGACGTGCCAGACATAGATAGGGCTCTCGAGCTGTGCGATGTGCTCGAGAGGGCCAGCGGCACGTTTTGCATAAAGGTGGGAAGACCACTCGAGATGGTGGGGGGAGCTGCCACCCTGAGGGAAGTGTGTGAGGGCACGCGCCTTCCCGTGGTATACGATGGAAAGATAGCGGACGTGCCTCACGTGGCATCCCAAATCGCACATGCCGCCTTCGCAGCTGGTGCAGATGGGGTGATAGTGCATGGCTTCTGCGGCTCGGATGTGCTCAAGAGCCTGATGGAGCTTTCGATGGGAGATGTAATATGTGTGGTGGAGATGTCCCATCAGGGCGCCACCGAGTTCTACAGAGGAGTCTCAGAGGACATAGCCAAGATGGCTGGAAGGCTGGGTGTCCATGGAGTGGTGCTCCCAGCAACCCATCCAGAGAGAATACGTACACTCTCCCCTCATCTATCACCCCACACCTACATAATCTCCCCGGGCGTGGGAGCCCAAGGGGCCGTGGCTGGTATGGCCATTGCCAACGGCGCCCACTGGGAGGTGGTGGGAAGGGCAATCACGATGTCGGATGACCCGTTGAGGAGTGCAGAGGAGCACTACAGGGCATGTATTGCAGCTCACAGAAATGCTGGAGTGCCATAGCCTCTGTGGTCAAGGGCGAGCACGCGCCTCCATATCCCATAACACTCACACTCCTCCCTGACCTCCTCAAGATATGATACGTCCTGCGTTTCTGAGAACGACCTGATGGCGTTCGCCACCGCTCTGTCGCATCTGCCACAGTTGTGGGGACCTCTCGCAGACCCTGCCCCCACGGGGTCACACATTATCACGTGGTTCCCATGTGCTCGCTTCGCCTCCAAGAGAATCTCCACTGCGCTCGCAAGCCATGGAGGTCTGTACTCCCCCCTTCTCCACAGCCTCTCCACCAGCGTTCCCCTCTGCACATTGCACAGGTTCACCGATATCCGCCTCGACAGGGGCGCCACCTTCTCGATTGAGCTCAGCACATCCTGCATCGCCTCCCCCTCTGAGAGGAACGGGGGCTTTAGCAGAAGATACGTCTTTGTGGGAATTCCCAGGGCAGATGCCCGCATGACCGCAGCCTCATAATCTGAAAAGGTGGTGCCCTTGCCTATGCACTCCCCCCTCACTGCGTCGCTTGCACTCTCAAGCCCGATGGCAATCTCCAGCCTTGGCATGATGGATGCCGCCTCCTCAAGCACGTTTTTTGTGGCAAGCTCGCATCTGGTCTCCACCACCAGCCTTTCCACCCGCTCATGGGCACACATCCTGAGAATTGTGCGCCTTGCCTCCTCGGGCACCTCAGTGGGGTCAAAGAAGCTTCCCGACGTGTACAGCTTGAGCACGAACGCTCCTGAGGGTGCTTTTGAGAGGGCACGCTCCATCTGGCGCACCAGCTCTGAGGACGTGGGAGGAGTGGTGGCACAGTCCCGTATGTAGCCACACATGGTGCATGCCCTGCCCTCCCTCGCTCTATAACATCCCACTGTCCTGAGTATCACGGTCAGGCTATCCATGGGACCATCATAGAAGTCCCGTCCCCTCACCACTGCGATTGGCACATCTGGCCTTCGTGCACCGCCCCTGCCGCCCCTGCCCCTGCCCCTGCCCATGTCCATGTCCATGCCCATGCCCATGTCAACCCCTCAGTGCACCGAGCATGTCCATCCCCCTTCGTAGAGTACCCACCGAGAGCTGGCCTGGCGCCACCGTGCTGTTGAGAGAGCCATAGGTGAGTGCAGAGCCATAGAGAGGGGCAAGAAGGCGCGTGGGCTTTCCCAACTCCCCCATGGAGATACCGCACACATCGCCGCTCGCGCCACGCATCGCGTACACCGCCTCGAGCAGCACGAGAGTATCTCCCATGTCGTTGGGCATCACCGCCACCTTGGCAATATCTGCCCCACTTTCAAGCTCAGAGGTGAACACCTCCAGCATCCGAGAGAGGGAAGGGGTGCCCAGAAAGTCGTGATGAGAGAGTATCACCTTTAGCCCAAGCTCCCGTGCACACCTCACCACCCCCTCCCTTATTTCGTGCGCCGCAAGCTCCACATCCACCATGTCCACGTGCTCCATTGCCTCACACAGCAGCCTCTCACGCTCCCGCTCCGTGCCCGAAAAACCCCCTCCCTCCATGGAAGCCCTACACGTGGCTATGAGGGGTTTTTGGAAGGTGGAAACGGCATCGAACACCTCCTTCAACGGCATGGAGAGAAGGTCGAGCCTTATCTCGAGTATGTCTGCAAGCTCCACATCCTCACTGCTCAGGTCGTCTGGGCTTGCGACCACTCCCACGATGGAGCACCTGTGCCCGAGAGTCGAGTGCGCCATGGTATCCTCAGGTCATGATATCCTCAGGGCTCTCACCGGACACATCGCAACACATGTGCCACACATTATACACTCGTCCTCGTCTGTCACCACGCTCATGTCCTCTGCAAACGAGAACACGTCCGTGGGGCACACCGAGATGCACGCTCCACAGTGGATGCACGCACCCTCATCCCTCGCGACTGGGTGCACTATTGTACGCACGTGTACATTTCGGCTGCGAAATGCCTGCTTGACCCTCTCCACGTCCACGGCTGGCACATTGAGCACCACCTCACCACTCTCAGAGTCAATCTTTGCCCTCTCGATGTTCAGCTTGGAGCCAGTCTCGAGTATTACCTCGGCGATGATGGGCTTGTTCAGCACGTCTCTCCCTATCTCTATCATCAGCTTCTTCATGTGCTCACCTTCCAGCCACCAGCCTGCTTATGTCCTCACTCGTTATCATGCCTATCACCCGCCTCTCGCTGTCCAGCACGGGAAGCGCCGATATGTTATGGGCGTGCAGCCTGTGGGCTGCGCTCTCCACTGGCTCATCCTCACTCGAGCTTATCACCTTCCTCGTCATCACATCTGCCACCTTCCCGTTGCTCGCACCGTTCGCCACAGCCTTGGATACATCCCATGAGGTTATGATGCCAACGAGCCTTCCACCCTCGTCCACCACGGGCAGATGGTTGAAGTCTCCCCTGATGAGCTTGGTGGCCGCATCTGCCACTCCGTCATCGGGGTGCACAGTTATGATGTTCCTCGTCATCACCTCCCTCACCAATGTCTTCCTCTCTATCTGGCTCATCGGCTTGGCACTTCCCTTGAGGGTGAGGGGTGCGACGGGCTGGGTCAGCAGAAACTCCCCTCTCTCTATCTGCTCCTTTAGCAGATGTGCTATCTCGATGGACTTTTTGAAGCTGGATAGCGGCGATGTTTTGATTTCCCTTCCCATCACCTCAATGGTCCCTGACCTCAGCTGCTCATAGCTCACCTGTGCGAGCACGGGCCGCTTTCGTCTGGGCACCCCATAGTCCAGCACATTGGTGATGATGTCGCTGTCCCTGACCGCACATGAGGCAGCTACCCGCTCATTGATGATGGGTATGGGCACCCCTATACCCACATACATCGAGACGCCGTATTTCTCGAAGGTGGCAGCCCTCATGAACTCTGGGCTCATCTCCTTCAGGTTTCCCTTCACCATCAGAGTGGCAAACCCGTTCTCTGGGTCGTGCTGTGTACCCTCCCCTATGATATAGCCCTGTGCACCGCACAGGAATATCCTCGTGCCAACACCAATAGTCTGGAAGGTGGGATCGTTGCACAGGGGAGAGAGCACACCAGAACCAGAGAACGTGGCGTTGCCATAGTTGGGGAGCAATGTGCCCATGTAGGTGTATATCGTGCTGTCCGTGGAGTTGGTGGCAACATTGTAGCGCTGGTAGGCGTTTCTTGGATTGAGCAGCACCGCCTGATTCAAATCGTCGAGAGTGATGGTGGTTTCCACCTCCTTCGCGGGATAGCAATCGGTGCCAAACCCGCGCGCTCTAAGGTGCACGCTCTTTCCGCTCACGAGGTCATATATCACGTGTGCCCCGCCATAGGAGAGCCCCGCCGTCTCGGAGAGCTGAGTTGCGCCTATGTACCCATCCACGGCAGCGAGTCCGGCATACGCCTCAACATCGTTCAGCCACATCCTCGATATCTTGATGGGCGGGTCGGAGTGTCCGAGGTTGAAGAACGCGCCAGAGGAGCACATTGCCCCAAATGTGGCCGTGGTGACCACGTCCACCTCCTTAGCTGCGCCCTCTGCGCCCAGCTCCTCCACGATGTCGCACATCTCTATGGCGTCCACCACGTGCACACTTCCATCCACGATTCTCTCGTTGATCTCCCCTACCGTCTTTTCCATTCTCTCAGCCTTCCACATCTCTATGTCTGTTAGTAATATTTTCTATGATTTCAATTAGTTATTATAATCCCTTATTAACCTATGCATGTGGGCATTTCATGACGCTGCTTACACAGTAGGCAGCAGTTGATTACAGCGTAAGCAACTGTGTGCACCCAAAAGCTTTAAATTTAAGCATGACGATGGGGGGCAAAGAGTGCTCATTGGGGAGTTCATTCATGGTAATAAAGTACACCAGAAAAGGTAGGAAGGTAAGGTCTGCGGGAAGGTTTGGCCCCAGATATGGTACAAAGATTAGAAAGCTGGTGGTGGAGGTAGAGGAGAAGATGCGCGCTCCCCACAAGTGCGCATCGTGTGGGCAGCTCACCGTGAGGAGGGTGGGCACAGGGATATGGCAGTGCAGAAAGTGTGGATACACGTTTGCTGGCGGAACATATGTACCGCAGACACCCTCCGCCGAGGCACTGCTCAGAGCAATCCGAAGGAGCAGTGAGCAAGAGGGATGAGCATGGGATACAGGTGCGCACGGTGCAGGAGAATAGTGGACATAAATGAGTTCCGCATTCAGTGTGAGTGTGGCCATCCAATCCTCGTCAAGGAGAGGCCCACGATAATCAAGAAGGTGAAGGCAGAGTAAATATGCTCGTTAGCACCTCCAGAAAACCCTCGAGAAGGACAAGAGCGTTCTCAAGAGCACTGGCAGCATATCTTGGGGTCCATCACCTCAACAGGGGAAAGCGTAGCCTCACTGAGCTGTTCGAGCTGGCATCAGAAGATGATGGAAGGCTCGTGATGGTGGGGGAGAGGATGGGAAATCCCACGAAGCTCACCTTCTACAGGGAGAGTGTGCCCCTGTTCTGGATCGCATTCACATCACCCCCCATAAGAAAGGAAGACGTGGATGTGAGGATACTCCCCATCGAGGTGGAGGGCAACGGAGAGCTGTGTGAATCCCTGCGAAGCTTCTTCGAGGAAGAGTGGCACCCGCAGGGCGGAGCAAGAAAGAGAAAGACCCTGAAGGTGAGCGCAAACGAGCTCGAGCTGTACACATGTGGGGAGAATGTGCTCACCTTAAAGCTCAGGGGCTTTGGGAGAGTGGAGCATGCAGGGAGGGGGGAGCATGCAGGGAGGGGGGAGCATGCACATACACTGTGATGTCAGAGTGGCCTGTCCAGATGAGGCTGTTTACAGGGCACTCGAGGTGGAGGCGCGCTCCGTTCCCACCGACAGAGGTACCGTCAGCCTTACACTGGACGCGGGTGCGCTGGTTCTTGAAATCAGCACGAGGGATGCGGCCTCCCTCAGGGCATCCCTCAACACGTGGCTGAGGCTCATCGATGAGGCCATTGGCGTGGCACGCATTGCCTCGAGGGGCGAACATATTTAAGGGTTGAGCACACAGCCCTCACTCCAATCGTAATCAGGGTGATGCTATGGCTTCAGAATTACCACCGCAGGTTCAAAACCAAATCGCTCAGCTTCAGCAGGTTCAGCAGCAGGCACAGGCATTGAGCTCCCAGAAGGCACAGGTTGAGCTCATGCTCAGAGAGGTGGAGGCTGCCCTCGAAGAGCTGTCCAAGCTTCCCGAGGATGCCGTGGTGTACAAGAGTGCGGGCGAACTTCTGCTTAGGGTGGACAAGCCCACCTCCGAAAGTGAGCTCAAGGAGCGAAAGGAGACGCTGGAGCTTCGTATAAAGACGATAGACAGACAGCTCGAGAGAGTGGAAAAGCGCTTTAAGGAGCTGCAAGAACAGATAAAGAGGGCCCTCGGGTCCAAGAGGCCCGTGGCAGAGTAGCTACTCCTTTATGAACGATGTGGACTGAAAGGCTGCAATCAGCCTTTCACCCTTTCTGACCTCCACCCTGCAGAAAGAGAGTCTTCTCGTCCTCTTTACCTCGTGCGCCTCCGCCGTCAGTACATCTCCCGCAACTGCAGGTGCCATATATTGGACAGAGACCTCAATCGCCACTGCCTGCCTTCCACCGTAGTTGCAGCACATGGCAAATGCGCTGTCCGCAAGCGAGAATATGAGCCCACCATGGGCAAATCCGTGGGAGTTCAAATGCTCCTCTTCAACCCGCATCTCCACCTTCGCATAGCCCTCTCTTTTCTCGATTAGTCTCATCCCAAGAAGGTCTGCATAAGGGCTTCCCAATGAGTGCATAGAGTGTGGTGTACTGGTTGCAGTATAATAAGTTTGCGAGAACTGGATTGAAGCTTTAAAAGGTATTGATTTGTCAATGATGGGTCGAGGAGGGGCACATGCTCTCAACTGGGCACACGCCACATCTCGGTCTTGTGGGTCTGCATATCGTCTGGCCAAAGCGCACGAACACGATGTTGTAGCATCTCCAGTACCGCCTTTGCACCCTCTCCATGAGCTGTCCTTCGGTCTGCTCTGGTGTGCTGGAGTGCACGATGCCCAGCCTGTTGGATATTCTGTGCACATGAGTGTCCACTGCAATGACGTCCCGTCCAAAGCCATAGGCGAGCACGCAGTTGGCGGTCTTTCTGCCAACACCCGGAAGGGACAGCAGCCCCTCCTCGCTATCTGGCACCTTCCCTCCGTACTCGGACACCAGTATGTGGGCCACCTCTATCAGCCTTCTCGCCTTGATGCGAAACATCCCAGCAGCCCTTATCAGCTCCTCCACGTGTGCCACATCCGCCATGGCAAGCTCATGAGCAGAGGGGTACTCAGAGAGCAGCCTTTTCGTGGCAGCATGGGTGTTGGCATCGGTGGTTCGCTGAGAGAGGATTGTGCTCACAAGCACCCTGAAGGGCTCATCGGTGAAGCACTCGTGGACGTATCGCTCAAACAATATGTCCAGCACCTTATTCACCCTTTCCAGCTCTGCAAGCATTCTTCCACCATGCCACTGTGGATGGCATGCATAGCACAAAAGGATTATATAGATTGGGGGTTAGGATGAGCCGTGGCTGGGATAGCGTGGCCGGGATAGGGTAGTGGTTATCCTTTGGCCCTGTGGAGGCTAAGACCCGAGTTCGAATCTCGGTCCCGGCCTCATCTCGAGGGCCCGTGGCTTAGCCAGGATATAGCACCGGGCTTCTAACCCGGGGGTCGCGCGTTCAAATCGCGCCGGGTCCGCTTACTCAATCGAGCCTTTTTTGGCATGGGGGCACGCCAGCCTGCCCACGGCTCTACCTCCCTTACTTGGACCTCCTGTCGTCTGAGAGTGCAAGAGCGACTTCTGACCTCGTAAGCAACTGTTGATTGCGGAGTAATCAACACCACCACGATGTCGCAGTAGCTCGTCTCAACCCCGTCGTCTCAACCCCGAGCACATACAGGGTGAAGTTTATAATTGTGGCATTCCTATTGTAGTGCACGGGGGTCTTTCAGATGGTGCTCGTTAGCAACAAGGAGCTCATGGACAAGGCGTACGAGGAAGGTTATGCCGTTGGGGCATTCAACATCAACAACATGGAGATTCTGCAGGCCATCGTGAGTGCTGCGGTGGAGGAGAACTCACCAGTGATTCTCGCAGCCTCCACAGGAGCAATAAAGTATGCGGGCATGGACTATCTTGTGAGCATGGCCAGGGTGGCAGCCCAGAGCGTGGACATCCCCATAAGCCTTCACCTCGACCATGGACCAGACTTTGAATGGGCCATGAGGTGCATCCGCGGAGGGTTCACCTCTGTGATGATAGACGGCTCCAAGTATCCATACGACCAGAACGTGGCCCTCACCAGAAGAGTGGTGGAGAGCGCCCACGCATGCGGTGTGCCCGTGGAGGCAGAGCTTGGCAGGCTGGTGGGAGTGGAGGATGAGATATCGGTAACCGAGCGGGAGGCATTCTTCACAGACCCAGAGGAGGCAAGAAATTTCGTTG is a window encoding:
- a CDS encoding prefoldin subunit beta, which produces MASELPPQVQNQIAQLQQVQQQAQALSSQKAQVELMLREVEAALEELSKLPEDAVVYKSAGELLLRVDKPTSESELKERKETLELRIKTIDRQLERVEKRFKELQEQIKRALGSKRPVAE
- a CDS encoding KEOPS complex subunit Pcc1; the protein is MHIHCDVRVACPDEAVYRALEVEARSVPTDRGTVSLTLDAGALVLEISTRDAASLRASLNTWLRLIDEAIGVARIASRGEHI
- a CDS encoding archaeosine biosynthesis radical SAM protein RaSEA, translating into MGMGMDMDMGRGRGRGGRGGARRPDVPIAVVRGRDFYDGPMDSLTVILRTVGCYRAREGRACTMCGYIRDCATTPPTSSELVRQMERALSKAPSGAFVLKLYTSGSFFDPTEVPEEARRTILRMCAHERVERLVVETRCELATKNVLEEAASIMPRLEIAIGLESASDAVRGECIGKGTTFSDYEAAVMRASALGIPTKTYLLLKPPFLSEGEAMQDVLSSIEKVAPLSRRISVNLCNVQRGTLVERLWRRGEYRPPWLASAVEILLEAKRAHGNHVIMCDPVGAGSARGPHNCGRCDRAVANAIRSFSETQDVSYLEEVREECECYGIWRRVLALDHRGYGTPAFL
- the paaI gene encoding hydroxyphenylacetyl-CoA thioesterase PaaI, whose product is MHSLGSPYADLLGMRLIEKREGYAKVEMRVEEEHLNSHGFAHGGLIFSLADSAFAMCCNYGGRQAVAIEVSVQYMAPAVAGDVLTAEAHEVKRTRRLSFCRVEVRKGERLIAAFQSTSFIKE
- a CDS encoding homocysteine biosynthesis protein, translated to MEKTVGEINERIVDGSVHVVDAIEMCDIVEELGAEGAAKEVDVVTTATFGAMCSSGAFFNLGHSDPPIKISRMWLNDVEAYAGLAAVDGYIGATQLSETAGLSYGGAHVIYDLVSGKSVHLRARGFGTDCYPAKEVETTITLDDLNQAVLLNPRNAYQRYNVATNSTDSTIYTYMGTLLPNYGNATFSGSGVLSPLCNDPTFQTIGVGTRIFLCGAQGYIIGEGTQHDPENGFATLMVKGNLKEMSPEFMRAATFEKYGVSMYVGIGVPIPIINERVAASCAVRDSDIITNVLDYGVPRRKRPVLAQVSYEQLRSGTIEVMGREIKTSPLSSFKKSIEIAHLLKEQIERGEFLLTQPVAPLTLKGSAKPMSQIERKTLVREVMTRNIITVHPDDGVADAATKLIRGDFNHLPVVDEGGRLVGIITSWDVSKAVANGASNGKVADVMTRKVISSSEDEPVESAAHRLHAHNISALPVLDSERRVIGMITSEDISRLVAGR
- the pyrF gene encoding orotidine-5'-phosphate decarboxylase; this encodes MSTLTKGPGVMVALDVPDIDRALELCDVLERASGTFCIKVGRPLEMVGGAATLREVCEGTRLPVVYDGKIADVPHVASQIAHAAFAAGADGVIVHGFCGSDVLKSLMELSMGDVICVVEMSHQGATEFYRGVSEDIAKMAGRLGVHGVVLPATHPERIRTLSPHLSPHTYIISPGVGAQGAVAGMAIANGAHWEVVGRAITMSDDPLRSAEEHYRACIAAHRNAGVP
- a CDS encoding Brix domain-containing protein; the protein is MLVSTSRKPSRRTRAFSRALAAYLGVHHLNRGKRSLTELFELASEDDGRLVMVGERMGNPTKLTFYRESVPLFWIAFTSPPIRKEDVDVRILPIEVEGNGELCESLRSFFEEEWHPQGGARKRKTLKVSANELELYTCGENVLTLKLRGFGRVEHAGRGEHAGRGEHAHTL
- the rpoP gene encoding Rpo12/RPC10 RNA polymerase subunit family protein (DNA-dependent RNA polymerase catalyzes the transcription of DNA into RNA using the four ribonucleoside triphosphates as substrates); protein product: MSMGYRCARCRRIVDINEFRIQCECGHPILVKERPTIIKKVKAE
- a CDS encoding endonuclease III domain-containing protein, with translation MLAELERVNKVLDILFERYVHECFTDEPFRVLVSTILSQRTTDANTHAATKRLLSEYPSAHELAMADVAHVEELIRAAGMFRIKARRLIEVAHILVSEYGGKVPDSEEGLLSLPGVGRKTANCVLAYGFGRDVIAVDTHVHRISNRLGIVHSSTPEQTEGQLMERVQRRYWRCYNIVFVRFGQTICRPTRPRCGVCPVESMCPSSTHH
- a CDS encoding 50S ribosomal protein L37ae, coding for MVIKYTRKGRKVRSAGRFGPRYGTKIRKLVVEVEEKMRAPHKCASCGQLTVRRVGTGIWQCRKCGYTFAGGTYVPQTPSAEALLRAIRRSSEQEG
- a CDS encoding 4Fe-4S binding protein produces the protein MKKLMIEIGRDVLNKPIIAEVILETGSKLNIERAKIDSESGEVVLNVPAVDVERVKQAFRSRNVHVRTIVHPVARDEGACIHCGACISVCPTDVFSFAEDMSVVTDEDECIMCGTCVAMCPVRALRIS
- a CDS encoding class II fructose-1,6-bisphosphate aldolase, which codes for MVLVSNKELMDKAYEEGYAVGAFNINNMEILQAIVSAAVEENSPVILAASTGAIKYAGMDYLVSMARVAAQSVDIPISLHLDHGPDFEWAMRCIRGGFTSVMIDGSKYPYDQNVALTRRVVESAHACGVPVEAELGRLVGVEDEISVTEREAFFTDPEEARNFVEETGCDSLAVSIGNAHGIYKGEPKLDFERLEEIHGVVEVPLVLHGASGIPDHDITRATKHGISKINIDTELRLAFRDAVRKVVCETDVYDPRKFVGPARDAMREVVRHKIRIFGSKDRA
- a CDS encoding radical SAM/SPASM domain-containing protein, whose protein sequence is MLVYESRLVRVEAECEKGVRLRASGLLAPALFPILSKVNGIFAHERPVAIEGDHMIFSTWIPPIPSPAFERLLKAQVLSMLSRPIPDQLSISITMRCPNRCAHCGAYGMSASPELTLQEVEKAITEALSMGTYLISFDGGEPMLRQDLERMVRAVDNKRAIATTFTSGYGLDVDRAEALKAAGLYAVRVSLDFPEQEQHDAFRGRVGAFEDAKRAIESALSAGLLVDMFVVVSPHNIDMLDEFYALACDWGVHELSLYEIVAVGRWAQHADEVLSDADVRRLASFHKHKNASGDVRVTAFPYFMGPELFGCFAARRWAHITAGGEVLPCAYMPLSFGSIREQPLSKIWKRMRSFEGFRGCAQRCRMRDSAFRARFIEGLSEVPHRVDEA
- the purB gene encoding adenylosuccinate lyase codes for the protein MAIHPIEYRYGHPQMKAVWSEEARLRYVLRVEAALALAEAEVGIIPKEAAAAISEGIEKVRLERVKEIEEEIQHDMMAVVLALSEQCGEAGGYVHYGATSNDILDTATALQLKDACSILDEQLRVLLGVLLERAQEHIHTVCAGRTHGQIGVPTTYGLRFAVWAHEVYRHIERLRELKKRLLVGKLGGAVGTGAALGRHGLEVRRKMCELLGLGEVLVCTQVIQRDRHAEFVMWMANVATTLDKIGTEIRTLQRTEIAEVHEAFGERQVGSSTMPHKRNPIKSEQMCGLARIVRSFVEPELLNNTLWDERDLTNSAPERIIFPEATVLTDHIIRLCIRIMRGLVFDMENIERNVSVHGGVNLAESVMMLLAKKGMGRQDAHELVRGCAMRAYAGEGDFLELLKDSVGGLVSEQELKEALDPHQYIGTAVEQVERVIALLKPEAVFE
- the aroD gene encoding type I 3-dehydroquinate dehydratase; translated protein: MAHSTLGHRCSIVGVVASPDDLSSEDVELADILEIRLDLLSMPLKEVFDAVSTFQKPLIATCRASMEGGGFSGTERERERLLCEAMEHVDMVDVELAAHEIREGVVRCARELGLKVILSHHDFLGTPSLSRMLEVFTSELESGADIAKVAVMPNDMGDTLVLLEAVYAMRGASGDVCGISMGELGKPTRLLAPLYGSALTYGSLNSTVAPGQLSVGTLRRGMDMLGALRG